In Trichoderma asperellum chromosome 1, complete sequence, a single window of DNA contains:
- a CDS encoding uncharacterized protein (EggNog:ENOG41~TransMembrane:2 (o20-43i64-85o)) → MDRLLNADGADTLTQVKPGFNYEFLIFLIVSAILAIFFLLYFNRLFGSVVSYVIRTWTWHRYHIYLDIKALQVSLLAGRIFFMGLRYHGANETFCIQHGDITWRYWLRRVREADIFASDGEGEIRESERQKNAALPCRINVNLVGVEWFVYNRSPAYDSVLAGIIDPTSSSSSSSVGGTDEKGDTGLRPRKTNQEGLSERDRDYTPPEKSNRALNGNGNPEIGSRPSTGYKSKSSDEGPDHESSELPFILKLFPIQIECQKAAAVFGNENTKAVLIVKADSLFGDVDALETKTVDQYRQVIKVELEHPVVEMLDNPDYKEDQAARAKRERENVPQEPQQVPRKSYFRQHRRKALSSLRNLVPYWRRSVESFSSDARAGGGAVPAQVPGAVQWQGLSRYLDDQDIDDKTRWSSVEYAAVSTVLDSPACQLTVYWDAVSKVTNDAHRQRQMNPSLNINGAEPPAWGVHLSVKGGTMNYGPWADRQRADLQRVFVPSLSKDGTATGPLPAGAWRVATQFDLLVELDDTVTLRIPIREESKNWRWRGKEPPLVKQETTRNARKHWNRGKKNSKSEAVQLRPSGWLEFKLPQNSTIRYFMDMVASSSGYKNKLAVHLPSTELRSSINHDVLWRSGPQQISCDLSNPLSWNTLRNWNFNIACDGMDMYLLRDHIFLIVDLVDDWSAGPPAEYLVFTPFLYHLHLSLRNVKIYLNVNDENIIDKPTDMDENTFLILSSPELKAETCIPLDNFRPSRNSIPFDIRTETLDLALHASESNTQATFLKSKELGHIEGLAVVGSYQYNATTSPANTDTLELNIHAQSPSVYLYGFVVRYFMLLKDNYFGEYVHFRTQEEYQEQLQAKAQNPDAEPAIRPPNKKSNDLDVILAIKLDDPRLLIPTNIYSSKCYIQGELASLSLDLRFTNYYMDMELDLSPLSLSLGSSESNLDSPSVSTADTQLFVDGVRVFGHRTFGLPPSEPTYLCNWDVSVGAVAGECTTDFVAALTKAGPAFGFTFDDVENAVVPYSSLIFYDVTFVRVAVQSVRLWIHVEESVFCFSTDAIDINSNDWARSHYSKRANILIPNLQLSCINADSAARHKSRPQHPVETQAYLKTDIRLASIGRKFHFSEERKIQQDLIYREDQRTDRTPFLLLPGTGGDLVPEQVDPPAQCMPPPPPPLADIEYDKASVSTRSRRVTRQRSFLSFVSSSSDSSIGFRNGRRDIQRTSHFGGSLSIRSAAMMGSRSDMDRLEAASPGRRPSFYSTVGDFSTKENAEQSQIAFSSQYFNPNFPLEGVRPDTRDATFPPIDEEDFEFFNRLKLDLTDIDPIDLSQDHAQSSTIIEFPSGISAFVTPEAIRHVTILVAALQPTEPEDVLDSLQSSTITDIFKSRKEARIEGEMLDFMVKLPRINLRFLNSSTLDSPDPSEEELDQYDLTISKVSVVTRTTKEQGVTNSRTSLDLRLGSIEVSASERLSSVQKPQAAVVVHIDGVRVSLGAKEITYFDADIGSVEGRTASGKIEYLASLIHRTGNVATELERLLTEVNQRHSTRVRYFVLRLLQLGEATNDPPFLIRPSAVLRSANQHLRTVDSWKMIIRLRQIWDTKNELEKSRLIQECWGESPTLPPDAVQRVVNSFEKWRNWDLENVSHALLLKKIFGDIGADDQEDEEVYPLLGACKLGSICLILDPGPKQNRIGLVELSARVERKLGDPTTAVLGTIPVVVLNICCGDALINLNWELCVLADDVLRLYNRSQSRAPPPFQKPVLEAMRPQKKPLAAYHLALELIKGSIELETVNLSAKTLGDGLKASLLTFNTSDGATLTSLMINGEAVTSMLHSHSHPLGVSQFRRPSLCVSHELKTVDEVPAHKVKATASSQGLTFTVKQDPIGLMEVLDLLFRDEIAQLYRLKTQLPDLSKAESQTETANRPSNFRINIATFIDAYEIRLPLIPALTYQISGVVARAACAADSSKEIIFDFDIKENSHEMQINVKNESRTISLLQIPPTNGRITMSQGQKAESILNVLCSVEVMRLDASAIYNLLTALNRPQISTAIEEIQLQSKAIQEHIEDIFGTSETKESQNPSSNMVYAVHLTLEGLQIASKTALKSEAGSMAHVLFFMDKAYLRASNRHEIHGPILKYPEMHLNLRHVGFDIQRGTEDNMRSCGNFGASFTISANSSPGDDGKDEWSFNFRSDEFDVNLSPRSTSTAVDVLGYLGTKIKDLDTSRELEYLRRLRQSKPRISINDDEVLPEYTDILESILGSVVYRFELRSIRASWNVADDSGHQASDEEDLVLSIRLIEFGTRTKRSARLAIEDFQLQTVPPGHDRNLRSVHSALLPQVIFNIAYFSTVDARRLAFQAAGESLDLRLTSAFIVPAANLVESISLSAKNVQKASVQWNNEAAQSNKKLESASKPKPSRSAFGNKRLESLLMDADFAGAVVYVSSAKSARDAARLSRNGRRPSLAGKYGQFTTDDSGSGAVLRSPGLAWKAEYRDNGRDDPALSGEVKIDASSNILYPSVVPLIMDIVTSVKEVVSDDTDSESASKPEPPKLKPEKSGDEDNILTADPSAVLGRVKLNLGLRICRQEFSLSCQPIARVAATTSFESVYFTLNTVSSQEYGNFFAISGVLNKPQASVQHVYSRESTASFEVETVTLSFMNSKHVSGTSGVSAILSVSPMKISVNAKQVQDFLLFEEIWYPKDLRNASTTPVPKLATETSQGHLVQRYQQVAATAAFPWTATISIAALDVSVDMGQAIGKSVFQISKFWVSSKKTSDWEQNLCLGFDKIGIDCTGRLSGFIALRHFRLRTSIHWPKREKALNETPLIQASIAFNELRIKAAFDYQAFLIADITSLEFLMYNVREGKDSSGDRLVAIFDGDAVQVFGTATSAAQAVSLYQAFTKLMQERRENFESSLKEIEKFMRRKSSAARQSISAATRTPKLPTDDTMSKSPISLDTDVVVTLRALNLGVFPNTFSDHQVFKMEALNAYARFAASIEQRRIHSMLRMTLGQLRIGLAGVRNIEAPKALGEMSVEDVVQRSTGSRGGTILKVPRVEAAMQTWQTPNSNHIDYLFKSAFEGKVEVGWNYSRISYIRGMWAKHNKSLEETWGRQLPLTAVKITGVPEAEEEQREGGEQQKITAEVNVPQSKYEYLALEPPIIETPQLRDMGEATPPLEWIGLHRERLPNLTHQIVIVSLLELAGEVEDAYSRILGSS, encoded by the exons ATGGATCGGCTCCTGAACGCAGATGGCGCAGATACACTCACTCAAGTGAAGCCGGGCTTCAACTA CGAATTTCTAATCTTTCTGATCGTTTCCGCAATCCTCGCCATATTCTTCTTGCTGTACTTTAACCGACTGTTCGGCTCTGTCGTGTCTTATGTGATTCGGACTTGGACATGGCATCGATACCACATATATCTCGACATAAAGGCGCTTCAAGTATCTCTTTTGGCTGGTCGAATATTCTTTATGGGTTTGCGATACCACGGCGCGAACGAAACGTTTTGTATTCAACATGGAGATATTACCTGGAGATATTGGCTGCGTCGTGTTAGAGAGGCTGACATTTTCGCGTcggatggagaaggggagATACGGGAATCAGAAAGACAGAAGAATGCAGCGTTGCCATGTCGGATAAACGTAAACCTTGTTGGTGTGGAGTGGTTTGTCTATAACCGCAGTCCAGCATATGATTCGGTCCTTGCCGGTATCATCGATCCAACTTCCTCTAGCTCAAGCTCGAGCGTTGGGGGGACGGATGAGAAAGGAGATACAGGATTACGACCGCGGAAGACGAATCAAGAAGGTTTATCCGAACGAGACCGAGATTATACACCCCCCGAAAAGAGCAATAGGGCATTGAATGGAAACGGGAACCCTGAAATAGGAAGTCGGCCCAGCACTGGATATAAAAGCAAGAGTAGCGATGAGGGCCCAGACCACGAAAGTTCAGAGCTACCTTTTATTCTCAAACTATTTCCCATCCAGATCGAATGCCAGAAAGCTGCGGCAGTGTTTGGAAATGAAAACACCAAAGCAGTCCTAATCGTGAAAGCCGACTCTCTTTTCGGAGATGTTGATGCTTTAGAGACAAAAACTGTGGATCAATACAGGCAGGTAATCAAGGTTGAACTGGAGCATCCCGTGGTGGAAATGCTGGATAACCCGGACTATAAAGAAGACCAGGCCGCACGAGCTAAACGGGAGCGAGAGAACGTTCCCCAAGAACCACAGCAAGTTCCAAGGAAGTCATATTTCCGCCAACATAGACGCAAAGCGCTGAGCTCCTTGCGAAACTTGGTGCCCTATTGGCGAAGATCTGTCGAGTCGTTTTCAAGTGACGCTCGGGCTGGAGGGGGTGCTGTGCCAGCCCAAGTTCCTGGGGCCGTCCAATGGCAAGGCTTGTCACGGTATCTCGATGATCAGGACATAGATGATAAAACTCGCTGGTCCTCTGTTGAGTATGCCGCAGTATCAACCGTCCTCGATAGCCCAGCCTGTCAACTGACTGTATACTGGGATGCTGTCAGCAAGGTAACCAATGATGCTCATCGCCAGAGACAAATGAACCCATCTTTAAATATCAATGGGGCAGAGCCACCGGCCTGGGGAGTACATTTATCGGTGAAAGGAGGGACCATGAACTACGGGCCATGGGCCGATCGGCAAAGGGCTGATTTGCAACGTGTTTTTGTGCCTTCGCTCTCCAAGGATGGCACCGCCACCGGACCGCTTCCAGCTGGAGCATGGAGAGTGGCTACACAGTTTGACTTGCTGGTAGAACTGGACGATACAGTTACGCTTCGCATTCCCATAAGGGAAGAGTCTAAAAACTGGCGTTGGCGTGGTAAAGAGCCGCCACTAGTCAAGCAAGAAACGACTCGCAACGCACGCAAGCATTGGAATAGGGGCAAGAAAAATTCAAAAAGCGAAGCGGTCCAGCTTCGCCCTTCCGGTTGGCTTGAATTCAAGCTTCCTCAAAACTCGACTATAAGATATTTCATGGACATGGTGGCCAGTTCATCTGGCTATAAAAACAAGCTAGCGGTTCACTTGCCCAGCACTGAGCTGCGGAGCAGCATCAATCATGATGTACTCTGGCGGTCTGGTCCCCAGCAGATTTCCTGCGATCTTTCAAACCCCCTCTCATGGAATACGCTGCGCAACTGGAATTTTAACATAGCATGTGATGGAATGGATATGTATCTCCTGAGGGATCATATCTTTTTGATCGTTGACTTGGTTGACGACTGGTCAGCAGGCCCCCCTGCCGAGTATCTTGTGTTCACGCCCTTTTTataccatcttcatctcagtTTGCGAAATGTGAAAATCTATCTCAACGTTAACGATGAGAACATTATCGATAAGCCAACTGACATGGACGAAAACACGTTTCTTATTCTCTCTAGTCCCGAATTGAAAGCCGAAACCTGTATACCTCTTGATAATTTCCGACCAAGCAGGAACAGTATTCCTTTCGACATACGGACTGAAACCCTTGACTTGGCACTGCACGCTTCTGAGTCAAATACGCAGGCGACGTTCCTGAAATCCAAAGAATTAGGACACATTGAAGGCCTAGCAGTCGTTGGAAGTTATCAGTATAATGCAACAACCTCCCCCGCTAATACAGATACTCTCGAGTTGAATATCCATGCTCAGTCACCCTCCGTTTACCTCTACGGCTTCGTGGTTCGATACTTTATGCTACTTAAAGACAACTATTTTGGCGAGTATGTACATTTCAGAACCCAGGAGGAATATCAGGAGCAATTACAAGCGAAGGCGCAAAATCCAGATGCTGAGCCGGCTATTCGCCCCCCAAACAAGAAATCCAATGATCTTGACGTGATATTGGCCATCAAATTGGACGACCCTCGCCTCTTGATTCCTACAAATATTTACTCCTCGAAGTGCTATATCCAGGGTGAATTGGCCTCTTTATCACTGGACTTGCGTTTTACAAATTACTATATGGATATGGAACTTGATTTAAGTCCATTATCACTGTCTTTGGGCAGCTCAGAGAGCAATTTGGATTCTCCCAGTGTGTCAACTGCTGATACTCAACTATTTGTCGATGGCGTCCGAGTATTTGGCCACCGCACATTTGGCTTACCTCCCTCAGAGCCAACATACCTTTGTAACTGGGATGTTTCAGTTGGTGCAGTCGCTGGAGAGTGCACAACTGATTTCGTAGCCGCTTTGACCAAAGCAGGACCGGCATTTGGGTTTACATTTGATGATGTGGAAAACGCCGTGGTGCCATATTCTTCGTTAATTTTTTACGACGTGACGTTCGTTCGGGTTGCTGTTCAGTCAGTTCGTCTTTGGATACATGTGGAAGAAAGCGTTTTCTGCTTTTCTACCGACGCCATCGACATCAACAGCAATGACTGGGCTCGCTCGCACTATTCAAAGCGAGCCAACATACTGATACCAAACCTCCAGCTATCATGCATAAATGCAGACTCAGCCGCGAGACACAAGTCACGCCCACAGCATCCGGTTGAAACTCAGGCATATCTAAAAACAGATATTCGACTTGCATCCATTGGAAGGAAATTTCATTTCTCCGAAGAACGCAAAATTCAGCAAGACCTAATCTATCGCGAGGATCAACGAACAGACAGGACGCCgttccttctcctccctGGTACAGGCGGCGATTTAGTTCCCGAACAAGTTGACCCTCCCGCGCAGTGCATgccccctcctccccctcctcttgCCGATATTGAGTACGATAAGGCCTCAGTGAGCACCCGCTCTCGGAGAGTGACCCGCCAAAGGTCGTTTCTTTCCTTCGTTAGCTCTTCGAGCGATAGCAGTATCGGTTTCCGTAACGGTCGCCGCGACATACAAAGGACATCACACTTTGGAGGCAGCTTGTCAATAAGGTCTGCTGCCATGATGGGCTCTCGCTCTGACATGGACAGGTTGGAGGCTGCTTCCCCTGGTAGACGGCCTTCTTTCTACAGCACTGTTGGCGACTTTTCAACAAAAGAGAACGCCGAACAATCTCAAATTGCCTTCTCGAGCCAATATTTCAACCCAAATTTTCCTTTGGAAGGAGTCAGGCCCGATACCAGAGATGCAACCTTTCCGCCTATCGACGAAGAAGATTTCGAGTTTTTTAACCGACTGAAGCTGGATTTGACCGATATCGACCCCATTGATCTCAGTCAAGACCACGCCCAGTCAAGTACGATTATTGAGTTCCCGTCTGGAATAAGCGCATTTGTCACTCCTGAAGCTATCCGCCATGTAACTATCTTAGTGGCGGCGTTACAACCGACTGAACCTGAAGATGTGCTAGACTCTCTCCAGTCTAGTACTATTACGGACATCTTCAAATCTCGAAAAGAAGCACGGATTGAAGGAGAAATGCTTGACTTTATGGTCAAATTACCTAGAATCAACCTCCGGTTTCTCAATTCGTCGACACTAGATTCGCCAGATCCatctgaagaagagctggatcAATATGACCTAACAATATCCAAGGTCTCCGTTGTGACGCGAACTACAAAAGAACAAGGCGTTACTAACTCTAGAACTTCTCTAGACTTACGTCTAGGCTCTATTGAGGTATCAGCCTCGGAGCGCCTTTCGTCTGTGCAGAAGCCACAAGCAGCTGTAGTAGTCCACATCGATGGGGTGAGGGTCTCCCTAGGAGCTAAAGAAATCACATACTTCGATGCCGACATTGGCTCAGTCGAGGGAAGAACTGCGTCAGGCAAGATCGAGTATTTGGCCTCTTTGATTCATCGTACAGGCAATGTTGCTACTGAGCTGGAGCGGCTCTTGACAGAGGTCAATCAGCGCCATTCTACGCGCGTTAGATACTTTGTACTACGCCTGTTGCAGCTAGGAGAGGCAACCAATGATCCTCCATTCCTTATACGACCTTCGGCTGTTCTTAGATCTGCAAATCAACATTTGAGAACAGTAGATTCTTGGAAAATGATCATACGACTTCGTCAAATCTGGGATACGAAAAATGAGTTAGAGAAATCTCGTTTAATCCAAGAATGTTGGGGTGAATCGCCCACTCTTCCACCTGATGCAGTTCAACGCGTGGTGAATTCCTTTGAGAAGTGGAGAAACTGGGATTTGGAAAACGTTTCACACGCTCTCCTCCTGAAGAAAATATTTGGTGATATAGGAGCTGATGACCAAGAGGACGAAGAAGTATACCCTCTCTTAGGTGCTTGTaagcttggcagcatttGCCTCATACTCGATCCGGGCCCAAAGCAAAACAGAATTGGTCTTGTCGAACTCAGTGCAAGGGTCGAAAGAAAACTGGGGGATCCTACTACCGCTGTCTTGGGGACAATACCTGTGGTTGTTTTGAATATATGCTGTGGCGATGCTCTAATCAATTTGAACTGGGAACTTTGTGTTCTTGCCGATGATGTTTTGCGGTTATACAACAGAAGCCAGAGTCGGGCCCCCCCACCCTTTCAGAAACCAGTTCTGGAGGCCATGAGGCCGCAAAAGAAGCCATTAGCAGCTTATCATCTTGCTCTTGAGCTCATCAAGGGTTCTATTGAACTCGAAACGGTCAACTTAAGCGCGAAGACTCTGGGTGACGGGCTTAAAGCTTCCTTGCTCACTTTTAATACGAGTGATGGCGCAACCCTTACGAGCTTGATGATAAATGGTGAAGCTGTCACTTCCATGTTACATAGCCATTCACATCCCCTCGGCGTTTCCCAGTTTCGAAGACCAAGTTTATGCGTTTCTCATGAACTAAAGACAGTCGATGAGGTGCCGGCGCACAAAGTCAAAGCgacggccagcagccaaggcctAACATTTACCGTGAAGCAAGACCCTATTGGTCTCATGGAAGTTCTTGATCTACTCTTTAGAGACGAGATTGCTCAGCTCTATCGTTTGAAAACACAGCTTCCTGATTTGTCAAAGGCTGAATCTCAGACTGAAACGGCTAATCGCCCGTCAAACTTCAGGATTAATATTGCCACTTTCATAGATGCTTACGAAATTAGGCTTCCCTTGATACCAGCTCTCACATATCAAATCTCTGGTGTTGTCGCGCGGGCGGCATGTGCGGCAGACTCTTCCAAAGAAATCATTTTTGACTTTGACATTAAAGAAAACTCCCATGAGATGCAAATAAACGTCAAAAATGAATCTCGTACCATCTCTCTTTTACAAATACCACCTACAAATGGACGCATCACAATGAGCCAAGGACAGAAGGCAGAGAGTATACTGAACGTGCTCTGCTCAGTTGAAGTCATGCGTTTGGATGCATCGGCTATATATAATCTCCTCACGGCACTCAATCGACCACAGATCTCTACTGCCATCGAAGAGATACAACTACAATCCAAAGCCATCCAAGAACATATTGAAGATATCTTTGGGACTAGCGAGACGAAAGAAAGTCAAAATCCCAGCTCGAATATGGTATACGCCGTTCATCTTACTTTGGAAGGACTACAAATTGCATCGAAGACGGCGTTGAAGTCCGAAGCTGGATCAATGGCGCACGTACTCTTTTTTATGGATAAAGCTTATTTGCGAGCGTCTAACCGCCATGAAATACACGGCCCTATTCTCAAATATCCTGAGATGCATTTGAATCTCAGACATGTTGGGTTTGATATCCAAAGAGGAACGGAAGATAATATGAGGTCATGTGGTAATTTCGGCGCAAGCTTTACAATATCTGCCAACTCAAGTcctggagatgatggaaaagACGAGTGGTCATTCAACTTCAGGAGTGATGAGTTTGACGTAAATTTATCGCCAAGGTCGACATCCACAGCTGTTGATGTGCTGGGTTATCTAGGGACCAAGATAAAGGATTTGGACACATCGCGAGAATTAGAATACCTAAGAAGGCTCAGACAATCCAAGCCACGAATTTCTATCAACGATGACGAGGTCTTACCCGAGTATACGGACATTCTCGAATCTATTTTGGGATCAGTCGTGTATCGGTTCGAACTGCGAAGCATTCGTGCTTCCTGGAACGTTGCGGATGATAGTGGACATCAAGCGAGCGACGAGGAGGATCTAGTGCTATCTATCAGACTAATTGAGTTCGGCACGAGGACCAAGAGATCTGCACGATTGGCCATAGAAGACTTTCAACTTCAAACGGTGCCACCCGGTCATGACAGGAATTTGAGATCTGTACACTCGGCGCTTCTTCCTCAGGTCATTTTCAACATTGCCTACTTCTCTACGGTAGACGCTCGCCGGTTGGCATTCCAGGCTGCGGGTGAATCCTTGGATCTCAGATTGACATCAGCTTTCATTGTCCCCGCAGCCAACTTGGTGGAATCAATATCGTTGTCAGCAAAGAATGTGCAAAAGGCATCCGTACAATGGAATAACGAGGCAGCACAGAGCAATAAGAAGCTTGAAAGCGCATCCAAACCCAAGCCTTCACGAAGCGCCTTTGGTAACAAACGGCTTGAGAGCTTACTCATGGATGCCGATTTTGCAGGCGCGGTTGTTTACGTGTCAAGCGCGAAGTCTGCTCGTGACGCTGCACGGCTTTCACGAAACGGCCGCCGACCGTCCCTGGCAGGCAAATATGGCCAGTTCACAACAGATGACTCAGGAAGCGGCGCAGTTTTGCGAAGCCCTGGGCTTGCCTGGAAAGCTGAATACCGGGACAATGGCCGAGATGATCCTGCACTATCGGGTGAAGTCAAGATTGATGCTTCGAGCAATATTCTATACCCATCAGTCGTTCCGCTCATTATGGATATTGTGACTAGTGTGAAGGAGGTAGTGAGTGACGATACCGATAGTGAATCAGCCTCAAAGCCCGAACCGCCAAAGCTGAAACCAGAGAAGTCTGGAGATGAGGATAATATCCTTACTGCAGACCCCAGCGCGGTATTGGGTCGTGTCAAGTTAAACTTGGGCCTACGTATCTGCAGACAAGAATTCTCATTGAGTTGCCAGCCTATAGCCCGCGTTGCCGCTACGACGAGCTTCGAAAGTGTTTACTTTACGCTCAACACAGTCTCTTCACAAGAGTACGGAAACTTTTTTGCCATATCTGGCGTTCTTAACAAACCACAAGCTTCGGTACAGCATGTGTACTCAAGAGAGTCAACTGCAAGCTTCGAGGTTGAGACTGTAACACTTTCATTTATGAATAGCAAGCACGTCAGCGGCACAAGCGGCGTTTCCGCTATCCTAAGTGTAAGCCCCATGAAAATTTCTGTCAACGCCAAGCAGGTACAAGACTTTTTACTGTTCGAAGAAATCTGGTATCCTAAAGATTTGAGAAATGCAAGCACAACGCCAGTGCCAAAGCTAGCTACAGAAACATCACAAGGCCATTTGGTTCAAAGGTATCAGCAAGTGGCGGCCACAGCAGCTTTTCCGTGGACGGCGACGATATCCATCGCCGCCCTGGATGTCAGTGTTGATATGGGGCAAGCGATAGGCAAATCCGTCTTTCAGATTAGCAAATTTTGGGTATCGTCTAAGAAGACATCTGATTGGGAGCAGAATCTATGTCTCGGCTTTGATAAGATTGGCATCGACTGTACCGGCCGCTTGAGTGGATTCATTGCTCTACGGCATTTCAGATTACGGACCTCAATCCATTGGCCGAAGCGAGAAAAAGCACTGAATGAGACTCCTCTGATCCAAGCGTCTATTGCCTTTAACGAGCTACGTATCAAGGCGGCATTTGATTATCAAGCCTTCTTAATTGCAGACATCACCTCGTTGGAATTCTTGATGTACAATGTGAGAGAGGGTAAAGATAGCAGCGGAGACCGTCTTGTAGCAATATTCGATGGTGATGCCGTGCAAGTATTTGGCACTGCGACATCAGCCGCTCAGGCTGTCTCTCTTTACCAGGCTTTTACGAAGCTAATGCAAGAGAGGCGAGAGAATTTTGAGTCATcgctcaaggagattgagaagtTTATGAGGCGGAAGTCTTCAGCGGCGCGCCAATCGATTTCAGCCGCGACGAGAACTCCCAAGCTACCGACGGATGACACCATGTCCAAATCTCCAATTTCTCTGGACACAGATGTGGTTGTAACGCTACGTGCACTCAATCTCGGAGTGTTCCCAAACACATTTTCCGATCATCAGGTATTCAAGATGGAGGCCCTGAATGCATACGCGCGATTTGCCGCGAGCATCGAGCAACGACGAATCCATAGCATGCTGAGGATGACCCTGGGACAGCTTCGAATTGGATTGGCAGGTGTCAGGAACATTGAAGCGCCCAAGGCACTTGGTGAGATGTCAGTGGAAGATGTGGTCCAGCGGTCAACGGGGTCCCGAGGTGGTACAATTCTCAAAGTACCGAGGGTTGAAGCGGCAATGCAGACGTGGCAGACGCCAAATAGCAATCATATTGATTACCTGTTCAAGAGCGCCTTTGAAGGCAAGGTCGAGGTCGGATGGAACTATTCTCGCATCAGCTACATACGCGGCATGTGGGCGAAGCACAACAAGTCGCTAGAAGAGACATGGGGCCGACAGCTGCCCCTTACAGCAGTCAAGATTACCGGAGTAccggaagctgaagaagaacagcGAGAAGGtggcgagcagcagaagatTACGGCCGAGGTCAATGTGCCACAGTCCAAGTATGAGTATCTCGCTCTGGAGCCTCCCATCATTGAGACGCCACAGCTGCGAGACATGGGCGAGGCCACGCCGCCGTTGGAATGGATTGGCCTGCACAGAGAAAGACTGCCGAACTTGACTCATCAGATTGTTATTGTGTCGCTATTAGAATTGGCAGGAGAGGTGGAAGATGCATATTCGCGGATTTTGGGATCGTCCTAG